From Montipora foliosa isolate CH-2021 chromosome 6, ASM3666993v2, whole genome shotgun sequence, a single genomic window includes:
- the LOC138006712 gene encoding TNF receptor-associated factor 6-like isoform X1, protein MAEPGYQPDIFTAAPDQSLLCPICRYVIKEAVACKEGHVFCKTCIDQWINSHNNGSCPVGRQSLQASDLRNIIAFDRVVESMQVFCPRRESGCGWTGALDMQTNHTLQCLQEPVPCTHTGCDRVLVRGQLDQHLDICDMRPDECTYCGHQFPIRKIPSHQRYACRLAPVMCPFNCNHVAIPREQLNGHIASTCMRAVVKCSVSACQEKVRRQELTRHLTRDATTHVDLLNAERIRNNFDNVPPTLRPTRVLAFQWKLANFQNLTDDLGPAVGIKSPVFSPLRAILVPKMSATGSMGVFICSQGATPLCLNLSVALRNGRDVFLKRTPEKRWRHPNSPLGWEDFLPLDEAKRRYIDRDGALSIQVSYQLLR, encoded by the exons CCGGTACGTCATTAAGGAGGCTGTGGCCTGTAAAGAGGGTCATGTCTTCTGCAAAACCTGCATAGACCAGTGGATCAATTCTCACAACAACGGCAGCTGCCCTGTCGGAAGACAGTCCCTTCAAGCCTCTGACTTGAGGAACATCATTGCTTTCGACAGGGTGGTAGAGTCTATGCAGGTTTTCTGCCCTAGGAGAGAATCAGGATGCGGATGGACTGGTGCCCTGGACATGCAGACAAACCACACACTCCAGTGCCTCCAGGAACCAGTGCCATGCACACACACTGGCTGTGACCGCGTACTCGTTCGTGGGCAGCTGGATCAACATTTGGACATATGTGATATGAGGCCAGATGAATGCACATATTGTGGCCATCAATTTCCAATTCGGAAAATTCCAAGCCACCAGCGATACGCGTGTCGGTTGGCACCTGTAATGTGCCCATTCAATTGCAACCATGTTGCAATACCTCG GGAACAATTGAACGGGCACATTGCTTCGACCTGTATGCGGGCCGTCGTCAAATGTTCGGTATCCGCATGCCAGGAGAAGGTGCGACGGCAAGAACTGACGCGGCATTTAACAAGGGATGCAACAACACACGTGGATTTGCTGAATGCCGAAAGAATCAGAAATAACTTTGACAAC GTGCCACCAACATTGAGACCAACAAGAGTGCTAGCCTTTCAATGGAAACTTGCCAACTTTCAAAATTTGACAGACGATCTGGGCCCAGCGGTGGGGATTAAAAGTCCAGTTTTCTCTCCTTTGAGAGCAATCCTGGTACCAAAGATGTCTGCCACTGGGAGCATGGGGGTGTTTATTTGCTCTCAAGGGGCAACTCCTCTTTGTCTAAACCTAAG TGTTGCACTGCGGAATGGGAGGGACGTCTTCCTGAAGCGGACACCAGAAAAAAGATGGCGACATCCCAACTCACCTTTGGGATGGGAAGACTTCCTGCCACTAGACGAGGCAAAGCGGCGGTACATTGACCGAGATGGAGCCCTTTCTATCCAAGTAAGCTATCAGCTTCTTAGGTAG
- the LOC138006712 gene encoding TNF receptor-associated factor 6-like isoform X2, whose amino-acid sequence MCRYVIKEAVACKEGHVFCKTCIDQWINSHNNGSCPVGRQSLQASDLRNIIAFDRVVESMQVFCPRRESGCGWTGALDMQTNHTLQCLQEPVPCTHTGCDRVLVRGQLDQHLDICDMRPDECTYCGHQFPIRKIPSHQRYACRLAPVMCPFNCNHVAIPREQLNGHIASTCMRAVVKCSVSACQEKVRRQELTRHLTRDATTHVDLLNAERIRNNFDNVPPTLRPTRVLAFQWKLANFQNLTDDLGPAVGIKSPVFSPLRAILVPKMSATGSMGVFICSQGATPLCLNLSVALRNGRDVFLKRTPEKRWRHPNSPLGWEDFLPLDEAKRRYIDRDGALSIQVSYQLLR is encoded by the exons CCGGTACGTCATTAAGGAGGCTGTGGCCTGTAAAGAGGGTCATGTCTTCTGCAAAACCTGCATAGACCAGTGGATCAATTCTCACAACAACGGCAGCTGCCCTGTCGGAAGACAGTCCCTTCAAGCCTCTGACTTGAGGAACATCATTGCTTTCGACAGGGTGGTAGAGTCTATGCAGGTTTTCTGCCCTAGGAGAGAATCAGGATGCGGATGGACTGGTGCCCTGGACATGCAGACAAACCACACACTCCAGTGCCTCCAGGAACCAGTGCCATGCACACACACTGGCTGTGACCGCGTACTCGTTCGTGGGCAGCTGGATCAACATTTGGACATATGTGATATGAGGCCAGATGAATGCACATATTGTGGCCATCAATTTCCAATTCGGAAAATTCCAAGCCACCAGCGATACGCGTGTCGGTTGGCACCTGTAATGTGCCCATTCAATTGCAACCATGTTGCAATACCTCG GGAACAATTGAACGGGCACATTGCTTCGACCTGTATGCGGGCCGTCGTCAAATGTTCGGTATCCGCATGCCAGGAGAAGGTGCGACGGCAAGAACTGACGCGGCATTTAACAAGGGATGCAACAACACACGTGGATTTGCTGAATGCCGAAAGAATCAGAAATAACTTTGACAAC GTGCCACCAACATTGAGACCAACAAGAGTGCTAGCCTTTCAATGGAAACTTGCCAACTTTCAAAATTTGACAGACGATCTGGGCCCAGCGGTGGGGATTAAAAGTCCAGTTTTCTCTCCTTTGAGAGCAATCCTGGTACCAAAGATGTCTGCCACTGGGAGCATGGGGGTGTTTATTTGCTCTCAAGGGGCAACTCCTCTTTGTCTAAACCTAAG TGTTGCACTGCGGAATGGGAGGGACGTCTTCCTGAAGCGGACACCAGAAAAAAGATGGCGACATCCCAACTCACCTTTGGGATGGGAAGACTTCCTGCCACTAGACGAGGCAAAGCGGCGGTACATTGACCGAGATGGAGCCCTTTCTATCCAAGTAAGCTATCAGCTTCTTAGGTAG